Sequence from the Ziziphus jujuba cultivar Dongzao chromosome 9, ASM3175591v1 genome:
tggttatataattttttttttattttttttattttttttattttttttatttttgaatgaaaATGATTATGAGAGAATTGGAGAAAGAATAAAGGGTCCGGCAAGAAAATTGagaggaaaattaaaaaattgtcaAACTAATCCTCTATGTCCCTACATCTATTCAACTTCGTTCTTAATTTTTGGCTACATAATCTATTCAACTTTGTTCTCAGTTTTGgctaaataaaatgttttatttttattttttttctttccaaagtAAGTTTGCTCTTCAAGCCATGACTGCTGGTGAATTCCACCAAGAGAGTTGTTGTACACAGCCATAACCCGGTGAGAAAACTACTCAATCGGCATGCAGACAATCATGTCAATGAACATCGATCCTCTATATTCAAATTCCAGATGTTCCCAAAGCAAGAATAATGGGATATgagaaaaccaaatatatttcgTGTagtaaattgaattgaattctATTCGCAATAAAATTCAATTCTCCTAATAGGACCTGAACTTCCACATCCAATCCGATACTGGAAGTTGTAGAGGACTCAAATTAGGAAGTTGATTTGCTATCAAATTCAAATCTCTTACACTTTGTGGCTTAATTAAGCTTATCTACTCCATATTGAATATCATCCTCTTGTTCAAGACAGAAGGAGGGATTCAAATATAGCAAAAAGGGTTTATTGCATAATGATATCTCTGACTTttgcaattttataatttaggctttcaatttactatttattctaatttggattatatttgacttttgatTAGTAAGATTTAATAGCCATCTCACATGtagattttattttagatattaaaatgcatcaaatttcaaattaaaaaaatacgaaaatgtaatttttaaaaatttaatttaaaaattatacactttaatatcctttaatttttttagaaaaattatattttgataccCTATATGTTACTCACATAGGATGGCTATTAAATTATCTTGTCAGTTAAAAGTTAAATATGAtctaaattataacaaatagAAAATTGAAGTTTAAATTGTAACTTTTGAAAATCAATGATGTAAATTTCAAAACTGCAATACTCGAAAATACTAAAATGAAATAACCCCAATAATAAATTATGTACTTTTTTGGGTCAAGATTTTGTTTGAAACaaattactctctctctctctctctctctatatatatatatatatatatgtataataataataataataataattggtaGTAATGGGATATTATAAGAAACCAAATCATCTATGCTGTACAAACTGAAGTGGACTGCGTTTGTCAATTCAACTCTCTTAATAGCATCACTTAACTTCTATATGCAATACTAGTACTAAGAGGTTGAAACTATAAAGTCAATTTGCAATAAAATTAGTGTTTGTGGCTGATTAAGCTTAATGTACTACAACCATAGGACTCATTCCACATCCAAAATACTTTTGCTAGCTACGAATCATATGATACTCTAAAAAAATGCAACTTGTCACTATTGTAAATAATCACTAATGGAACCTATATGCAAGtaacaatttaaatagttacaaaatttacttttagattaaatttagaataataaataataaaattaaatatttcaattaaaatttactatCTAAGATGATATTTGTtactaatagtaataaatagCAAGACTATACCTTCTATATTTTCAAAAAGAGGTAGGATTCAAATATAACAAATCAGCTGCACTCCATATAATTCTATTCAAagcaaaattattgaaattcaaatattaatacttcatccatatatacatatagaatgATTATCATATTAGGATATTcggattttataaaatcatatataagtATAAATAGCCCAATATtacaatgcaataaaataagaaacaaaTAACTAATGGCAAAGAAATAGAAAACTAACAACTTAACCAAATCAAATTAAAGCTCCAATAACAATAGAATAACTGATCAGCTCTAAAATCCTTTTCTTAATTTGAACTCTTAAAAACTGTTGGTGTAACATAAGGAGATTAGTATCGCCCTTGTTGTTTCTTTGtagtattataaattatataattaatatgattCCATCATCTattatttatacattaacaaataatatgcgttttttattattagtcaaattaatgcttcttttttttttctcctgaaGTATTATACACGACATGTGATAGGAATTAGGTTCAACGGCCCAATTAGACCCAATCCTTTGCTTTTTGACAGCCCAAGACCCAAATCCTTACTTTTTAACCGAAAAACGCACCGTTTAAGGTTGTAGTTCAAATTTCAGTTGGCGCTCTATgtccaaaagaagaaaaacttcaAATTCAATTCCTGTCTGACGATTTTCAGAATCAAAGGTCATTTACTCGCCCTCGGTGCCAAAGAGCGTTGAAATCGGTTTGGATGTGGAGTGGATTCGGGAGGTCGGCGACAAATTGGTATCACCAATGGAAACCGCCATTGAATTCAAGTTGGGCTTGATAACTACACGAAATTTCCAaccaaatgattttttttttgttttttgaattccTTTGGCTAGGTTTTGGGTTATTAGGTAACtgattcaatatatattaatatatatacgtacatgaactggaatttgaatttgaaatctgCTTAATTTACTATTGGAGTTCAATTTCTCTGTTTTTGGCtagagaaaaacaaatttgTCATCGAATTCTAATGTGCTGAAATTTGTTGTTCTTTGTCGTACCATACTTGATGCTTAATGACCTTCATTTTGTATTCCTAAATTTTTGTTGGAACTTTTGCTTGAAGCTGGCATTAATTTATTTGCTCATATGTGCTTGTTGAAGGACCAAATTAAGAATTTTTCCTGTACTGGCATGGTGAAGATCAAGTAGTTTAGAATTTTTCTTATTGAAGAACTTGGTCATGCCCAACTCTATTCTAGTTTGTTCAATTTGTTATacggcatatatatatatatatatatcagacagTTTGATTGcttaaatttgaataatatgtGGATTGTTTAATCCATCTTAATTGCATACGTCAATGCACATTTGTCCTCTTTCAGTTCTACTTGCTCTTGTCATAACATGAGCTTTTACTTCTCCATTATAGGTTTAGGTTGGTAATATGTCAGTTTAATATTCTCAGCCATGCTGATGCATACTGGTgaacatttctttttttactaATTGTAATTTACATTTACAATTGTAGTATGAATTTCGAATCTTCGGAATGGAGATCTAGTGCTAGATTTAGAGAACAGAAACATTTATGTGTTATGTATTAAGATTGATATATCTAACCTTGTTAACGTTTTCTCATGTTAATTTCGATGCTCTGGTTCATTTGTACATTAGGTGGCAGAAGGTTGAAAGGCACATGGATAAGCTATTTGGGCTACCTGAGAAACTTAGATATGCATATTTCTTCTCATCCAAGGCTCTTTTTTATAGTGAACAACAAATTGGatatccatcatcatcatcatcatcatcatcatcaaacaCATAggttttcagaaaaaaaaagcataagccTACAATTAACAAATAAGTCAGACACCACTTGTGAGTGAGTTGTGACATTAGTACAAACAGAGGGAATTTCCTAATTAAATTATGGTTTGTCAAAAAGCAAGCACAATACAAAACGCCTATTAATTAAACTCATATGTATTTAAGACAGATATGAATGAATGCTATTCTGAGTATGATTTCTGCTTGCACTGATCAGATATGTATTCCAACTTGCAAGCAATTTCCATATGCAGACAGCTTGTTCTATTGAAGAACCTGATCATGCCCAACTCTTATCTTAATTTGTTCCATCTTCTGTGAATATCTTGTGTGCTTGGGATGTAAATATTTTCATACTAATGGGTGGATGGCATAAATTGCACAAAGTTTGATTGCTTAAATTCGCATGATGATTATTTAATCCAACTTTCTGCCTATGTCAATACATTTGTCCTCCTTCAGTTGTACTTGCTTTTGTCATCACAACTTTTCTTTTCCATCATAGTTtggcaataaaatatataaaatattctaaaCTGCTTTCTTTcaagaattttaatattgacccctttacaaattttcaaatataattgctCTATTAGCTGAAGTCATGCATATTGTGTCAGTTTAATATTCCCGGCCATGCATACTTCTAAAAcattttcttgataattttaattgtcGTATGGATTTTGAATTTCAGAATTGAGCTCTGATGCTAGACTTTAGAGACCAGAAGCATTAAATTACATGTTACATGCTAGGACATCTATACCTTGTTAACATTTACTCATGTTAATTAAGATGCTCTGATTCATTTGTACTTGAGGCGCTAAAGGTTGAGAGGCACGTAGATAAACTCTTTGGGCTACCTGAGAAACTTAGATATGCATATTTCTCATCCAAGTCTCTTTAGTTTTTTGAGAATACGAAACACTTATTTGTTCAAAATTTGTAACGTAATGACCTGATATATATTAATTGCTTTGTTGAATGATATTAGAGAAAGACAAAATGTAAAAGTTGCCCATTGTTTAGGAGAAAAAGGATGTGCTCCCATTTGCATAAGGCTGTGAATTTATGGCTGAGCTTGATTGATAGGAATCAAAATTTTCCACTATCTCTATATTTCTGTGTATTTGAGAAACCATTTGTGCTGCATGGTATTAAAACTAACGCTTCAATAATATAGCAGTCACATaagagattttcttttttcttttctctttttatttatttattattattattattattattactttttggtATGCACAGTTTGTTTTCTTTGTGAAATAGGATATGCTTTTGGATTAGCTGTGTCACTTAAAAACAGTTTCGTGTAGTGAAAACAATTTGGATATCCGTCATCATCATTAGTCGCATAGGTTTTCTGAATAACAAGCATGAGCCTACAATTAACTTAAATTTAGACATCGCTTGTGAGTTGTGACAATTAGTACAGAGAggatttcataattaaaatatagtttGTCAAAATGCTAGCACAATAAAAATGTCTTTTAAACTCAGGAATAAGATATGAATGCTATTCTGAATATGATTTCGGCTTGCATGGGAAGAGAGATGTATTCCAACTTGCAAGTAGGTTCCCATATGGACAGATGGAGCAACCAGAAAGTGAAATCATAAAGGTAAACAAGActataagataataaataaataaataaatatagaaatatatgtTTACAGTGCGATCTACAAATTGAATATTAAGAAATACAGAAAACTATAAGAATTCTATCTACAAGTTTTATCTACAAATTGAATATTAAGAAATACAGGAAACTATAAGAATCCTATCTACAAATTTTACAAATTCTCttaatcttcatcttcatcccTCACTGTCTTTGCTTCTTGTATAGCTTCTGAAGAGCTTGCCTAGCCTCACACTCTGGAAAGTTGTCCAAATCGTAGTAATGAGCTGCTAGATCAACCAACCACTCGCCGCGAATTCCTGTGATTGTACGGATGAATTTGCTGGTGGTTAAGACATATTCATTGTAAATCACCCACGTTGGCTTGTGATCTAAACCTGTTGAAGGATGTAACTGCACCATCTGCATTCAAAAAGTAAATATTATCAGTAAAATCCTATCAAACAAATAACAGCTTaaacaatgataaaaatatattaacaaaataaattaataggattattaattattaaatacctGGTTGTCTTTCACTGTCAAGTAGTGTCCTGATCGTTCAAGATGAGCAACCTGCATGAAATTTCCAGCAAGCATGGCCTTTCTGATGTTGATGTAGTAGTCCCGGCTGCTAAAGTCATTACTACATAACCTGAGTTGAACCCTTGCCATGGTGCGGACCAATTGCTGTCTGATACTGTCAGCAGCTTTCATGAGCCTATGATTGACAAAATTTTGGTAGCACCAAGAAGAATCTTCATCTGCAAATTAAAAAATCCACAATAAGTAagattgtttattaattaattaatttcaagatGCACATTTTAAATTAGATTGTAAATTATCaactttaaaaaagaagaaactaaGTATTTTTAGTACTTACCATTATTCTTGTAAGCATGATAGACATTTAGCAACGTCAGATGATCTCCATCAATGTGTGCAAATCTAGCTTTTGCTTCATCAGCAGCTTCTCTAGCTCCCCTTGGCCTCACAAAGCAATTGGGTACCGAAAGCATAGCACAAATTGAAACAATTTCGTTCGAACAGCCAAATTCAGGACTGACCACAAGCATCTTTGACATCTGAGGATCCAAAGGAAACTCACTCATAATCTCCCCAAGCTTTGTCAAGTTTCCATCATCATCCAATGCACCCAAGTAATTCAACATCTCCAATGCTCTCATCAATGTCTCAGGAGCTGGTGGATCCATAAAATCAAAATGGACCAAATCATCAACCCCAAGCTTCTTCAAAGTTAACACCGTATTTGAAAGATTGGATCTCAATATTTCTGGATAAGTTTGAGGCTGAAGTAACTCATCAAAACTCTTATTAGTGTACAGTCTAAAGCATTTTCCCGGTCTAGTTCTTCCAGCACGTCCAGCTCTCTGATTGGCGCTTGCCTTAGATATAGGAGATACCAACAACGATTCAAGACGTACTCTTGGGTTGTAAACTTTTTGCTTGACAAATCCAGGATCTATAACATAAACTATTCCATCAATTGTCAATGAAGTTTCTGCAATATTTGTTGATACTACTATTTTCCTTCCTCCTGCTTCATCCGGAGGATCAAATATCTTTTGCTGCATTGCAGGAGGCAGAGTTGAATACAGAGGAAGCACATTAACAGGACCAACTTGGCTCCCAAGATTCTGAAtttctcttcttattctagagcATGCATCTTCTATTTCTTCCTCTCCTGTTAGAAAAACTAGAACATCTCCCGGAGGTTCACATATATGAATCTGAAGAACAGTCTGAATCGCCGACTCCAAGTAATCCTTTTGTGGTTTCTCTAAGTACAATATTTCCACAGGATGAAGCCTACCAGGAACGTTGATGAGTGGTGAACCAGAAAAGTAGCTCTGAAACTTTTCAGCTTCAAGTGTTGCACTCATCACAACCAGCTTAAGATCGGCTCTGTTCTTCAGTACCTCTTTCAAAAACCCGAATAGAACATCGGTTGCCAATGTTCTTTCATGAGCTTCATCGAGAATGATAACCCTGTAGCGTTCCAACAATGGATCCGCCATTGCTTCTCTTAAAAGCATACCATCGGTTAGATACTTGAGAACAGTCTTTGAACTGCTGCAATCTTCGAAACGAATGGTGTAACCGACCTCTTCACCAATCTTCACATCCATCTCTTCGGCTACACGTTTAGAGACCGAGATTGCAGCCACTCTACGGGGCTGAGTGCATGcgatcatcttcttctttgtgATCCCTTTATTGTTGTCACCAAAAGCttccaaaacaaattgaggaaTCTGGGTTGTTTTGCCACTGCCAGTTTCGCCTACCAAAATTACAGTCTGATTGGCACTGAGAACTCGCAAGAACTCCTCTTTCTGTTGCCAAACCGGcaatgtcttcctcttctctAGGATCTCATAGTACCTCTGTGAATGGGTTCTGAACTCGGATTCGTTAACCATGTCAAATACCTTCCTCTTCATTGTGAATTGAACTAGgatatttaaaaagataaaaaagagtaAAGAAAAACGCCAAAGATATTTAACCAGGGAGAAActgcaaaaagaaaacaacacaaTAGGATTTCGGAACTAAAATAAAGCAAAGGCCAAGATATATACAAAGGCcaagatatataaataaagtacAAGGCCAAGAGATGCTAGGAACCAAAACAGAATAGGAAAGGGAGATGTtggatttctttttaattaatctgaatttcctttaaaaataatttaatttctccTTTTTTACTGGCAATAGACTGCGCGTTTATTTTTTCAACAtctcattttttaataaaatattcgttttaattttatttattagaaaattaaaatatagatattttatctattacaaattaa
This genomic interval carries:
- the LOC107427801 gene encoding probable pre-mRNA-splicing factor ATP-dependent RNA helicase DEAH3, giving the protein MVNESEFRTHSQRYYEILEKRKTLPVWQQKEEFLRVLSANQTVILVGETGSGKTTQIPQFVLEAFGDNNKGITKKKMIACTQPRRVAAISVSKRVAEEMDVKIGEEVGYTIRFEDCSSSKTVLKYLTDGMLLREAMADPLLERYRVIILDEAHERTLATDVLFGFLKEVLKNRADLKLVVMSATLEAEKFQSYFSGSPLINVPGRLHPVEILYLEKPQKDYLESAIQTVLQIHICEPPGDVLVFLTGEEEIEDACSRIRREIQNLGSQVGPVNVLPLYSTLPPAMQQKIFDPPDEAGGRKIVVSTNIAETSLTIDGIVYVIDPGFVKQKVYNPRVRLESLLVSPISKASANQRAGRAGRTRPGKCFRLYTNKSFDELLQPQTYPEILRSNLSNTVLTLKKLGVDDLVHFDFMDPPAPETLMRALEMLNYLGALDDDGNLTKLGEIMSEFPLDPQMSKMLVVSPEFGCSNEIVSICAMLSVPNCFVRPRGAREAADEAKARFAHIDGDHLTLLNVYHAYKNNDEDSSWCYQNFVNHRLMKAADSIRQQLVRTMARVQLRLCSNDFSSRDYYINIRKAMLAGNFMQVAHLERSGHYLTVKDNQMVQLHPSTGLDHKPTWVIYNEYVLTTSKFIRTITGIRGEWLVDLAAHYYDLDNFPECEARQALQKLYKKQRQ